The following proteins are co-located in the Ruminococcaceae bacterium KH2T8 genome:
- a CDS encoding C_GCAxxG_C_C family probable redox protein: MDNDIVLNTKDLTTEQKGDFACSLRGQGCNCCQAVIMAFKDELGMSEQDIKRTGAAFGCGMATMEATCGALVGAGIALGLLKYEDKPIRGNSKQLITDFKEMSKATSCKDLKGIDTGVMLTPCEDCMKNAVKALAAQL; encoded by the coding sequence ATGGATAACGATATCGTATTGAATACAAAGGACCTTACAACAGAGCAGAAAGGCGATTTTGCCTGTTCCCTCAGAGGTCAGGGCTGCAATTGCTGCCAGGCCGTCATCATGGCCTTTAAGGACGAGCTTGGTATGTCCGAACAGGATATAAAGAGAACGGGAGCCGCTTTCGGGTGCGGTATGGCTACGATGGAAGCAACCTGCGGAGCACTCGTAGGCGCAGGCATCGCACTCGGACTTCTGAAGTATGAAGATAAGCCTATAAGAGGCAACTCCAAACAGCTGATCACCGACTTTAAGGAAATGAGCAAAGCCACGTCCTGCAAGGATCTTAAGGGGATCGATACGGGCGTTATGCTCACTCCCTGTGAAGACTGCATGAAGAATGCCGTAAAGGCACTCGCCGCTCAGCTGTAA
- a CDS encoding Vitamin B12 dependent methionine synthase, activation domain → MSDQNGDHLFKRTLAYLGFKGEPDEAQIRMVEDAIREAKRYARPQFVYRFIKLIKEEDGSFAADAPLDVSYGALQKMFSKGDSDVLCILVSTLGSATDARIARLGETDQSRMVLVDAASNALIEEETNAFQKRLGLKEETFRFAPGYGDVPLTMQKEIFDLMPEIKKIGIELDESNFMHPMKSMTGLIGFKE, encoded by the coding sequence ATGTCGGACCAGAACGGGGATCATCTCTTTAAGAGAACTCTTGCATATCTCGGCTTTAAGGGGGAACCTGATGAAGCCCAGATCAGGATGGTCGAAGATGCTATCAGGGAAGCAAAGAGATATGCTCGTCCGCAGTTCGTATACAGATTTATAAAGCTTATCAAAGAGGAGGATGGGTCGTTCGCGGCCGATGCTCCTCTTGATGTTTCTTACGGAGCTCTTCAGAAGATGTTCTCCAAGGGCGACAGCGATGTTCTCTGCATCCTGGTATCCACCTTGGGAAGTGCTACCGATGCCAGGATCGCAAGACTCGGTGAGACGGATCAGTCACGGATGGTACTGGTAGATGCAGCGTCCAATGCTCTTATCGAGGAAGAAACGAATGCTTTCCAAAAGAGACTCGGGCTTAAGGAAGAGACTTTCAGATTTGCTCCCGGATACGGTGATGTCCCTCTTACGATGCAAAAGGAGATCTTTGACCTGATGCCAGAGATCAAGAAGATCGGCATCGAGCTCGACGAAAGCAACTTCATGCATCCCATGAAGTCCATGACGGGACTTATCGGTTTTAAGGAATGA
- a CDS encoding histidine triad (HIT) family protein, whose protein sequence is MCLFCDIIEGKIPSTKVYENEFVYCFDDIKPAAPVHTLVVPKKHFDDIRDMAASEEGAKYMGEVIKAIDEVAKIKGLESGFRVINNCGADGGQTVMHVHYHVIGGIKLTEKMI, encoded by the coding sequence ATGTGCTTATTTTGTGACATCATCGAAGGAAAGATCCCTTCAACAAAGGTTTACGAGAACGAATTCGTTTACTGTTTTGACGATATAAAGCCCGCAGCTCCCGTGCACACGCTCGTTGTGCCCAAGAAGCATTTTGACGATATCCGTGATATGGCTGCTTCCGAGGAAGGCGCCAAGTATATGGGTGAAGTCATCAAGGCTATCGATGAAGTAGCTAAGATCAAGGGCCTCGAAAGCGGATTCCGTGTGATCAACAACTGCGGTGCTGACGGCGGCCAGACGGTAATGCATGTTCATTATCATGTCATAGGCGGCATCAAGCTCACCGAGAAGATGATCTGA
- a CDS encoding alanyl-tRNA synthetase, translating to MRQFTSNELRNAWKQFYIDRGHVDVGAVSLVSDGSTGVMFNVAGMQPLMPYLLGQKHPLGTRLTNVQGCVRTNDIDSVGDKSHGTFFEMMGSWSLGDYFKKERCQWSFELLTELFGFDADHLAATVFAGDENAPRDEEGAKYRIESGFKPENIFYLPAEDNWWGLEYGPCGPDSEMFYVKDVPPCGPDCGPGCHCGKYTEIGNDVFMQYEKHQDGTLTPLSQKNVDTGWGLERILAFLNGLDDVYKIDLHAPVIAYIEQASGVKYDSDEKLTRSMRILADHTRTSVMLIGDPAKLLPSNAGAGYVLRRLIRRAVRHARTLGLKKENIIKVASIYIDVYSESYPLLVKNQDFILGELTKEIDRFESTLENGMKEFKKILEGSDKKIDGRKAFYLYDTFGFPIELTVELAEEEGLTVDEEGFKAAMEEQKQKARDNQNFSAKLSNSDAIFDSLSADIKTTFTGYTDISCKGKIVAIAGDEELKDALSEGENGTIVTDVTSFYGTMGGQVGDKGIIATKDGEFTVTETIHLPNSRVGHVGYVSKGTVKTNDEADIKVDAANRLDTCKNHSATHLLQKALKVVLGDHVEQKGSLVTPDRLRFDFSHDQAMTADQIAEVEKIVNSEISAALDVVTEEMSLEESAKTGAMALFGEKYQGTVRVVSMGKGKSGNTEADYKEAFSVELCGGTHVSNTSQIRNIKILSESGVAAGVRRIEALTGDSVIAYYNDLENTLYEAAKLLKTNPSEILNKIEHLQAELKAANSEIDSLKSAAAKEALGDLTNQTVEVKGVKLLSAKLDNVDMGSLRDLGDSLKDKIGDGVVALLSTVDGKVNIVVMATDSAVKAGAHAGNLIKAVAPIVGGGGGGRPNMAQAGGKNPAGIDDALTAVKTELEKML from the coding sequence ATGAGACAGTTTACCTCGAATGAATTGAGAAATGCTTGGAAGCAATTCTATATAGACAGAGGACATGTGGATGTAGGAGCGGTATCGCTCGTATCCGACGGTTCCACGGGAGTTATGTTCAATGTCGCGGGAATGCAGCCTCTGATGCCTTATCTTCTCGGTCAGAAGCACCCCTTGGGAACAAGGCTTACCAATGTTCAGGGATGCGTTCGTACCAACGATATAGATTCAGTAGGAGACAAGAGCCACGGAACATTCTTCGAGATGATGGGTTCGTGGTCTTTGGGCGACTACTTTAAGAAAGAAAGATGCCAGTGGAGCTTTGAGCTCCTGACTGAGCTTTTCGGATTCGATGCCGATCATCTCGCTGCTACGGTATTTGCAGGTGACGAGAATGCTCCCCGTGATGAAGAGGGCGCGAAGTACCGTATCGAATCAGGCTTTAAGCCCGAGAATATCTTCTACCTTCCCGCCGAGGATAACTGGTGGGGCCTCGAGTACGGTCCCTGCGGTCCCGACAGTGAGATGTTCTATGTAAAGGATGTACCTCCCTGCGGTCCCGACTGCGGTCCCGGATGCCACTGCGGTAAGTATACCGAGATCGGTAATGACGTATTCATGCAGTACGAAAAGCATCAGGACGGAACACTTACTCCTCTTTCCCAGAAGAACGTAGATACGGGTTGGGGTCTCGAGCGTATCCTCGCTTTCCTTAACGGACTTGACGATGTATATAAGATCGACCTTCACGCTCCCGTTATCGCTTATATCGAGCAGGCTTCGGGAGTTAAGTACGATTCCGACGAGAAGCTTACAAGATCCATGCGTATCCTTGCAGATCACACGAGAACGAGCGTAATGCTCATCGGTGATCCCGCTAAGCTCCTTCCTTCCAATGCCGGTGCAGGTTACGTTCTCAGAAGACTTATCCGCCGTGCGGTAAGACATGCCAGAACGCTGGGCCTTAAGAAGGAGAACATCATCAAGGTTGCTTCGATCTATATCGATGTATATTCCGAGAGCTATCCTCTCCTTGTAAAGAATCAGGACTTCATCCTCGGTGAGCTTACCAAGGAGATCGACAGATTCGAGAGCACGCTCGAGAACGGCATGAAGGAATTCAAGAAGATCCTTGAAGGTTCCGATAAGAAGATCGACGGCAGAAAGGCTTTCTACCTCTACGATACATTCGGATTCCCCATCGAGCTTACGGTGGAGCTTGCCGAGGAGGAAGGTCTTACGGTAGATGAGGAAGGCTTCAAGGCTGCAATGGAAGAGCAGAAGCAGAAGGCTAGAGATAATCAGAACTTCTCCGCTAAGCTTTCAAATTCCGATGCGATCTTCGATTCTCTTTCCGCGGATATAAAGACTACATTCACAGGATATACGGATATTTCCTGCAAGGGTAAGATCGTTGCCATCGCAGGTGATGAGGAACTTAAGGATGCTCTCTCCGAAGGCGAGAACGGTACGATCGTTACCGACGTTACATCCTTCTACGGAACGATGGGCGGTCAGGTAGGCGATAAGGGTATCATCGCTACTAAGGACGGTGAGTTCACTGTTACGGAGACTATCCACCTTCCCAATTCCCGCGTAGGTCACGTCGGTTACGTTTCGAAGGGAACAGTTAAGACAAATGATGAGGCAGATATCAAAGTTGATGCTGCTAACAGACTCGATACATGTAAGAATCACTCCGCTACACACCTTCTTCAGAAGGCATTGAAGGTCGTCCTCGGCGATCACGTTGAGCAGAAGGGTTCACTTGTTACACCCGACAGATTGAGATTTGACTTCTCACACGATCAGGCTATGACTGCCGATCAGATCGCTGAAGTCGAGAAGATCGTCAACAGCGAGATCTCCGCTGCACTTGATGTAGTAACGGAGGAGATGAGCCTTGAAGAATCCGCTAAGACAGGTGCTATGGCACTCTTCGGCGAGAAGTATCAGGGAACCGTTCGTGTCGTATCCATGGGTAAGGGCAAGAGCGGTAATACTGAGGCTGATTATAAGGAAGCATTCTCCGTTGAGCTCTGCGGTGGTACTCACGTATCCAACACATCCCAGATCAGGAATATCAAGATCCTTTCCGAGTCCGGTGTTGCAGCAGGCGTAAGACGTATCGAGGCTCTTACGGGTGACAGCGTTATCGCTTACTATAACGATCTTGAGAATACTCTTTACGAAGCAGCTAAGCTCCTGAAGACTAATCCTTCCGAGATCCTTAATAAGATCGAGCATCTCCAGGCAGAGCTCAAGGCAGCTAACTCAGAGATCGATTCACTGAAGTCCGCTGCAGCTAAGGAAGCTCTCGGAGATCTTACGAACCAGACAGTAGAAGTCAAGGGTGTTAAGCTCCTCAGCGCCAAGCTCGATAATGTAGATATGGGATCCTTGAGAGACCTCGGCGATTCCCTTAAGGACAAGATCGGTGACGGTGTCGTTGCCCTTCTTTCGACTGTAGACGGTAAGGTCAACATCGTAGTGATGGCTACCGACAGTGCAGTCAAGGCAGGTGCTCATGCGGGTAACCTTATCAAGGCAGTAGCTCCCATCGTTGGCGGTGGCGGCGGCGGACGTCCCAACATGGCTCAGGCCGGCGGTAAGAATCCCGCAGGTATCGACGATGCTCTTACAGCAGTCAAGACCGAGCTCGAGAAGATGCTCTGA
- a CDS encoding WYL domain-containing protein — translation MANTEKSKLKTLLLYDYFLKNINAYDENSSVSLPDIQNYLLNVTGVEFERKSIYADIKRLNEFAVEVGLVKPGEEWIYLNSRKYTRGEISYELSLDEARLIVDAIRTTPFTDSGLCEKIEKRYPAYFKGGYKALIPHDNTVKTKTKFLLNTVRLSIEKKQALVFKYGYNFAGGLRAVSDKTVSALALDFENGYYYLIAVDNEVYEKCHDLEKSIRRYRVDRMKSYILGYKVPYYGDEPDKDKILEKYLKNSIDAFSSETSRLITITLRCDDEKTLLRAYGAFANDVKIKRIGADQPDKGIIEFSFDAGPVPTLFTQLFKLYTFDGLKVEIDDEEIREKFREYLNRALNG, via the coding sequence ATGGCCAATACCGAAAAATCCAAGCTCAAGACGCTTCTTCTCTACGATTATTTCCTGAAGAACATCAATGCTTACGATGAGAACAGCTCGGTGTCGCTGCCCGATATTCAGAACTATCTGCTGAACGTCACGGGAGTAGAGTTCGAGCGAAAGTCCATCTACGCCGATATCAAGAGGCTCAATGAATTTGCAGTTGAGGTCGGTCTCGTAAAGCCCGGCGAAGAGTGGATCTACTTGAACAGCAGGAAATATACGAGAGGAGAGATAAGCTATGAACTGAGCCTTGACGAAGCAAGGCTCATCGTCGATGCCATAAGGACAACTCCGTTTACGGATTCCGGTCTTTGCGAGAAGATCGAGAAGAGATATCCCGCATACTTCAAGGGGGGATATAAGGCCCTGATCCCGCACGATAATACGGTCAAGACAAAGACGAAATTCCTTCTTAATACGGTAAGGCTCTCGATCGAAAAGAAGCAGGCTCTGGTCTTTAAGTACGGCTATAATTTCGCAGGAGGACTTCGTGCCGTATCTGATAAGACGGTGTCCGCGCTGGCTCTCGACTTTGAGAACGGCTACTACTATCTGATTGCCGTTGATAATGAAGTCTACGAGAAATGCCATGACCTCGAAAAGTCGATCAGAAGGTACAGAGTAGACAGGATGAAGTCCTATATCCTCGGATACAAGGTTCCGTATTACGGTGATGAGCCGGACAAGGATAAGATCCTCGAGAAGTATCTCAAGAATTCGATCGATGCTTTTTCTTCGGAGACGAGCAGGCTCATCACGATCACATTAAGGTGCGATGACGAGAAGACGCTCCTTCGTGCATACGGTGCTTTTGCCAATGACGTGAAGATCAAGAGGATCGGCGCAGACCAGCCTGATAAGGGCATCATAGAGTTCTCTTTCGATGCGGGTCCCGTTCCGACTCTCTTCACACAGCTCTTTAAGCTCTATACATTTGACGGGCTCAAGGTGGAGATCGACGACGAGGAGATCAGGGAGAAGTTCAGGGAATACCTGAACAGGGCTCTCAACGGCTGA
- a CDS encoding Uncharacterized conserved protein, DUF1015 family: protein MLIKNEIALAVPEILLPKEGTDLKKWAVIACDQFTSEPEYWDAADKLVGDSVSTLRIVLPEVYLPRETEASLTKRLDNIASTIDKYTANGVWQDPKEGFIVLDRSTSLHPSRKGLMIAVDLEQYSYEPGNKEKIRATEGTVLSRIPPRVRIRANAKVEVPHIMLLIDDPEDTVIGKAWDAAVAADLKPCYDTDLMADSGHIKGYFLDSDSDIAAGVIDALDNLLKNSRDGMLFAVGDGNHSLASAKAHWDNIKKNLSEDEKKVHPARYALAEAVNIHDKGLDFEPIHRVVFKVTADKFLADAEKYFKDNGFKVSDAPVEGEQGFTVIGGDKDIFVSLSNPPHSLSVGSVQGFIDRMGYEVDYIHGEDSVRKLTGTANTGILLPNVSKDSFFDTICEEGVFPRKTFSMGEAFEKRFYFEAKRID from the coding sequence ATGCTTATCAAGAATGAAATAGCACTCGCCGTTCCCGAGATACTTCTTCCGAAGGAAGGAACGGATCTTAAGAAGTGGGCTGTTATCGCCTGCGATCAGTTTACATCCGAGCCCGAATATTGGGATGCAGCCGACAAGCTCGTCGGAGATTCCGTATCCACATTAAGGATCGTCCTTCCTGAGGTATACCTCCCCAGAGAGACAGAGGCTTCCCTCACCAAGAGACTCGACAACATCGCTTCGACTATAGATAAGTACACTGCGAACGGAGTATGGCAGGATCCCAAGGAAGGATTCATCGTACTCGACAGGAGCACATCGCTTCACCCTTCGAGAAAAGGTCTCATGATCGCCGTAGATCTCGAGCAGTACAGCTACGAGCCCGGCAACAAGGAAAAGATCAGAGCCACCGAGGGTACCGTACTGAGCAGGATCCCTCCCCGCGTAAGGATCAGGGCAAATGCCAAGGTTGAGGTTCCTCACATCATGCTCCTTATCGACGACCCCGAAGATACGGTCATCGGCAAGGCATGGGATGCAGCTGTTGCAGCAGACCTTAAGCCCTGCTACGATACTGACCTCATGGCTGACTCCGGTCACATCAAGGGTTACTTCCTTGACAGTGATTCCGATATCGCAGCAGGCGTCATCGATGCACTCGATAACCTCCTTAAGAACAGCAGAGACGGTATGCTCTTCGCTGTCGGAGACGGCAACCACTCACTCGCATCCGCTAAGGCTCACTGGGACAACATCAAGAAGAACCTTAGCGAAGACGAGAAGAAAGTTCACCCCGCAAGATATGCTCTTGCTGAAGCAGTCAATATCCACGACAAGGGACTCGATTTCGAGCCTATCCACAGAGTAGTATTCAAGGTTACTGCCGATAAGTTCCTCGCAGATGCCGAGAAATACTTTAAGGATAACGGATTCAAGGTATCCGATGCTCCCGTAGAAGGCGAGCAGGGATTCACCGTGATTGGCGGCGACAAGGATATATTTGTCAGCCTTTCAAATCCTCCCCACTCATTGAGCGTAGGTTCCGTTCAGGGATTTATCGACAGGATGGGTTATGAGGTCGACTACATTCACGGAGAAGATTCCGTCAGAAAGCTCACGGGCACTGCAAATACGGGAATCCTTCTTCCCAACGTCAGCAAGGATTCATTCTTCGATACGATCTGCGAAGAGGGAGTATTCCCCAGAAAGACTTTCTCCATGGGAGAAGCTTTCGAAAAGAGATTCTATTTTGAGGCTAAGAGGATAGATTGA
- a CDS encoding Flavin containing amine oxidoreductase yields MNDRKTVLIVGAGLSGLVCGMRLSKAGFDVHIVEELTYPGGLLASSRIGKEYLELLPHHLRKTDRALLSLAKEEGLTVDWFDSLWYGRASRRKVGYFPGGFASLINILIQDITDNGGRISYSTTVSEIASRGEGEHSGYVTSCVLNNSGSVEIESDYVIFTGSCRSFVNCSHGLPIPINSRDQLMNITYKASISIMMVLKRCPSEVYFQRLDTNAPFNRIVNHSNVFGTRSYGGNIVYLVGTCSISDSLWIASDEEIMEKYFSAFHKMYPVIKKSDIKSWRLTKNRYAVSERYPEQFLCTPAENMYICASGLTKFSTSAIPENRMDDIVSLANEICKKVIETAKTEHGDDNNPVVTPIAEGMII; encoded by the coding sequence ATGAATGACAGAAAAACGGTTCTGATCGTCGGAGCCGGATTATCCGGTCTCGTCTGCGGAATGCGCCTTTCAAAAGCAGGATTCGATGTTCATATCGTCGAAGAGCTCACATATCCCGGAGGCCTTCTGGCTTCCAGCCGTATCGGCAAGGAATATCTCGAGCTCCTGCCCCATCACCTGAGGAAGACCGACCGTGCCCTTTTGTCCCTTGCAAAGGAAGAAGGACTCACGGTCGACTGGTTTGATTCGCTCTGGTACGGCAGGGCATCCAGAAGGAAAGTCGGATATTTCCCGGGCGGATTTGCGAGCCTTATAAATATCCTGATCCAGGATATCACCGATAACGGCGGAAGGATCTCATATTCCACCACCGTATCCGAGATCGCATCACGAGGCGAAGGAGAGCACTCGGGATATGTTACATCCTGCGTACTCAATAATTCGGGCAGCGTAGAGATCGAGAGCGACTACGTGATCTTTACGGGATCATGCCGTTCTTTCGTTAACTGCAGCCACGGACTTCCGATCCCGATCAACAGCCGTGACCAGCTCATGAACATCACGTATAAGGCCAGCATAAGTATCATGATGGTATTGAAGAGATGCCCTTCCGAGGTGTACTTCCAGCGTCTTGATACAAATGCTCCGTTCAACAGGATCGTTAATCATTCAAATGTATTCGGTACGAGATCATACGGCGGCAACATCGTATATCTCGTGGGAACATGTTCGATATCCGATTCTTTGTGGATCGCATCCGACGAAGAGATCATGGAGAAGTATTTCTCCGCCTTCCACAAGATGTATCCCGTCATAAAAAAGTCGGATATCAAGTCCTGGCGTCTCACCAAGAACAGATATGCCGTATCGGAAAGATACCCCGAGCAGTTCCTCTGCACGCCTGCAGAGAATATGTACATCTGTGCATCCGGGCTTACCAAGTTCTCTACTTCGGCTATCCCCGAGAACCGCATGGATGATATTGTCAGTCTCGCCAACGAGATCTGCAAAAAAGTAATAGAAACGGCAAAGACGGAGCACGGTGACGACAATAATCCCGTTGTTACGCCTATAGCCGAAGGGATGATAATATGA
- a CDS encoding Chlor_Arch_YYY domain-containing protein yields MSSSKQKNQPADSYIKALLFLIPIAAIMILGSYLMGTSNALILLRWFLILVLFGVIAYPFSCYLFKDLGSGGFFLGKVLGITGVSLIVWTLTYCKIFKFTTLFTVISALLLAAAFYVPKRFREAMFERIAQPDTITRIALEETVFAVVFVYLCYFKGMLPDINGQEKFMDYGFIMSMLRNPSLPALDMWLSGYNINYYYFGQFMYAMLIKVSGIRPSIGYNIAMCSSIAIPFAMCYSIGCYLIELAKKCGMKCVKYTEHIVGIFTGLAVMIFGNSHSWYYDENSIGNGLLKNWAYTRPFGINVGKIDGFFYPDSTRYIGYNPDSTLIQGIANGGDRTIEEFPFYSYLIGDLHAHVVSTMIVLLIMAVCIALVARTFSLPVTERLPLGQNQYPILFMVKKEMKRDYIKHMILTVITPETVAFALLLGCAQMTNYWDFLIYFIFCSMAMLVAGTLRSQQFANAPGIASFILALTGILLTYLKFGRMPLIHVGLQALLFIFLLAVTLLYPNALSRTASGMGFIFTVAHAVALPFNLNFDMISNSVARCVNHSAPFQLFILWGTHIVITVTFLVFVIVFKNYRYTSGKRSGEIIGQEKIAAESPNPVRKFLMVRNIADVFVCGMVVVGILMLIAPEIIYVRDIYTGGFLRANTMFKFTYAGFIILSVAMIYSIARLFWTVGKNGRYNTASFFIAILFFLFLFIPAHYTGVALKQRCGDLSRDNFKTLDGVAYTVNYSSHYTGTIQSGNLMEYMDAINWFNTSVSGPHVILETYGESYTDYNIISAYTGLQTVCGWQTHEWLWRFHGVVDPQTDLLIADPDYNVWDIYLTPRYRDIATVYTSDNPDEIREILDRYNVDYVIIGDMERDRFNMDNTATISSLGSIEFSSGDLMVVKIDRQPA; encoded by the coding sequence ATGAGTTCTTCCAAACAAAAGAATCAGCCGGCAGACAGCTATATAAAAGCGCTGCTGTTCCTGATACCTATCGCCGCGATCATGATTCTCGGCTCGTACCTCATGGGCACTTCCAATGCACTTATTCTGCTCAGATGGTTCCTTATCCTGGTACTCTTCGGAGTCATCGCATATCCGTTCTCCTGCTACCTTTTTAAGGACCTCGGCAGCGGCGGATTCTTCCTCGGTAAGGTCTTAGGTATCACAGGTGTGTCGCTGATCGTATGGACGCTTACCTACTGTAAGATCTTTAAGTTCACGACCCTCTTCACGGTAATATCGGCTCTGCTCCTTGCGGCGGCTTTCTATGTGCCAAAGAGGTTCAGGGAAGCAATGTTCGAAAGGATCGCGCAACCTGATACCATCACGCGGATCGCTCTCGAAGAGACCGTCTTCGCAGTAGTATTCGTATATCTTTGCTACTTCAAGGGAATGCTCCCAGACATCAACGGTCAGGAGAAGTTCATGGACTACGGCTTCATCATGTCCATGCTCAGGAACCCTTCCCTTCCCGCACTCGATATGTGGCTTTCGGGCTATAACATCAACTACTACTATTTCGGTCAGTTCATGTATGCGATGCTCATAAAGGTTTCGGGCATCAGGCCTTCTATCGGCTATAACATCGCGATGTGTTCATCTATCGCCATTCCTTTTGCAATGTGCTACTCGATCGGCTGTTACCTTATCGAGCTCGCTAAGAAATGCGGTATGAAGTGCGTAAAGTACACGGAGCATATCGTCGGCATCTTCACGGGACTTGCCGTAATGATCTTCGGTAATTCCCACTCCTGGTATTACGATGAGAACAGCATCGGTAACGGTCTTTTGAAGAACTGGGCATATACCCGTCCTTTCGGCATCAATGTAGGAAAGATCGACGGTTTCTTCTACCCTGACAGCACACGCTATATCGGCTATAATCCCGATTCTACACTGATCCAGGGCATAGCTAACGGAGGAGATCGTACTATCGAGGAATTCCCTTTCTATTCCTATCTGATCGGCGACCTTCATGCACATGTTGTATCCACTATGATCGTACTCCTTATAATGGCTGTATGTATCGCACTCGTAGCGCGCACGTTCTCGCTACCCGTAACGGAGCGTCTTCCCCTCGGGCAGAATCAGTACCCTATTCTCTTCATGGTCAAGAAAGAAATGAAGAGAGATTATATAAAGCACATGATCCTAACGGTCATCACACCCGAAACGGTCGCTTTCGCGCTGCTCCTCGGATGCGCTCAGATGACGAATTACTGGGATTTCCTTATCTATTTCATCTTCTGCTCCATGGCTATGCTCGTAGCGGGTACTTTGAGGTCACAGCAATTTGCAAATGCTCCCGGTATTGCATCATTTATCCTGGCGCTTACGGGCATACTTCTTACCTATCTGAAATTCGGCAGGATGCCTTTGATCCATGTGGGTCTCCAGGCACTCCTCTTTATCTTCCTTCTGGCAGTGACGTTGCTCTATCCCAATGCGCTCTCAAGGACAGCATCGGGCATGGGCTTTATCTTTACTGTCGCTCACGCGGTCGCTCTTCCCTTTAACCTGAACTTTGATATGATCTCGAACAGCGTAGCAAGATGTGTTAATCACTCCGCACCTTTCCAGCTGTTTATCCTCTGGGGAACTCACATCGTCATTACTGTGACGTTCCTGGTATTCGTTATCGTCTTCAAGAACTACAGATATACTTCCGGAAAGAGATCCGGCGAGATCATCGGACAGGAGAAGATCGCCGCTGAATCCCCTAACCCCGTAAGAAAGTTCCTTATGGTAAGAAACATCGCGGATGTGTTCGTCTGCGGCATGGTAGTCGTAGGTATCCTGATGCTCATCGCACCTGAGATCATATACGTAAGGGATATCTACACGGGCGGCTTCCTTCGCGCCAATACGATGTTCAAGTTCACTTACGCGGGCTTTATCATCCTTTCCGTCGCAATGATCTACTCTATCGCAAGACTCTTCTGGACGGTAGGAAAGAACGGCAGATACAATACGGCATCGTTCTTTATCGCGATCCTCTTCTTCCTGTTCCTCTTCATCCCCGCCCACTATACGGGAGTCGCTCTTAAGCAAAGATGCGGAGACCTGAGCAGAGATAACTTCAAGACGCTTGACGGTGTCGCTTATACAGTCAATTACTCGAGCCACTATACAGGCACCATACAATCCGGAAATCTCATGGAATATATGGATGCTATCAACTGGTTCAATACGAGTGTCTCCGGCCCTCACGTTATCCTTGAGACTTACGGAGAGAGCTATACGGACTACAATATCATTTCGGCATATACGGGTCTTCAGACAGTCTGCGGATGGCAGACTCATGAGTGGCTCTGGAGATTCCACGGTGTCGTCGATCCTCAGACCGATCTTCTCATCGCGGATCCCGATTATAACGTCTGGGATATATACCTGACTCCGAGATATCGCGACATCGCTACGGTCTATACCAGCGATAATCCCGACGAGATACGAGAGATACTCGACAGATATAATGTGGATTATGTCATCATAGGTGATATGGAACGCGACAGATTCAATATGGATAATACCGCTACGATATCTTCGCTCGGCTCCATCGAATTCTCATCGGGCGACCTTATGGTCGTAAAGATAGATCGACAGCCTGCCTGA
- a CDS encoding 23S rRNA pseudouridine1911/1915/1917 synthase: MNGKVLFEDDIVMIYEKLPGEDSEKLAGSPVGRLDKPVGGLMLLAKDKSRVQSLSDSYDKQYLAVVSGHFEGDDVRGTMKDLLLHDRRKNKSFPVKRMRNGVRDAELIYEQVAYNAEKDLSLVTVRPITGRTHQIRVQFASRKHPLFGDGKYGSRHKGAIGLYAARLFFEHPVTGEEMDLGHEPFESSPWDLFSEEEIRQAVDLSLRP; this comes from the coding sequence ATGAACGGAAAAGTCTTATTCGAAGACGATATAGTCATGATATATGAAAAGCTTCCCGGGGAAGACAGTGAGAAACTCGCCGGAAGTCCTGTCGGAAGGCTTGATAAGCCGGTTGGAGGCCTGATGCTGCTGGCCAAGGATAAAAGTCGCGTTCAGTCATTATCCGACAGCTACGATAAGCAGTATCTTGCTGTCGTGAGCGGACATTTCGAAGGTGATGATGTGCGCGGCACAATGAAGGATCTCCTGCTTCATGACAGAAGAAAGAATAAGAGCTTTCCTGTAAAGAGGATGAGAAACGGCGTAAGGGATGCCGAGCTCATCTATGAGCAGGTCGCTTATAACGCCGAGAAGGATCTGTCCCTGGTCACTGTACGTCCGATAACAGGAAGGACGCATCAGATAAGGGTTCAGTTCGCATCGAGGAAACACCCTTTATTCGGAGACGGAAAATACGGAAGCAGGCATAAAGGTGCTATTGGCCTTTATGCCGCCCGTTTGTTTTTTGAGCATCCCGTAACGGGGGAAGAGATGGATCTCGGGCACGAGCCTTTCGAAAGCTCTCCGTGGGATCTTTTCTCCGAAGAAGAGATCAGGCAGGCTGTCGATCTATCTTTACGACCATAA